gctatcctcagtgaaagtgaggaagaattccaCAAATGGAATGAGCAGTGTAATGAGCACACTCCATGAACTGACAGGAAACAGAAGGAAGTTGAaattaatgaggagtagcagaaatgagactagtGATAAATTTAACAATGACATTGAGGTGTACGAAGTAGGTGAAATGATGAAATTTTGAGGATGCAAATTGCACCCAATGGGCGAAGCAAAGTGGCTATATGCAGCAGACTAGCATAGAAAACACAGCATTCTTACACAAAAGAAGTATACTAGTATGAAATATAATTCTTAATTTTATAGTGAAATAGCTGAGAGTgtgcgtttggagcgcagcatataTGAAattgaatcatggactgtgagacAACTGGAAGAGAACAAATTCAAGTGTTTGATATGTGGTGTTACAAAATGATCCTGAGAAGTAGGTGGGAATATAAGATAATAAATAAGGAATTATCTGCAGAAACTTAAAGAATGAggtactggatgataggacatatgtcaaGACAGCAGAGAAAGATTTctgtggtactacagggagctgtagaaagTAAAAACTGCATGGAAGGCAGATATTTTAAAATCTCCATTTCAGGGCAGGAACTTACACTCAACATCCTCAATTATCCATTGGATAAGTTGGTGAAGGAGAGAAGCAGTGCAGTACTGAAGAAGTGCTAAGTCACTTTTTAGGTATTTATGTACCTGCATTCTTCTTCAGTAATTTATGATCCCAAGTAAATTGCCACCTGTATACAATCAAGGTGGTGTTATTGTATAAATATAAGCAGGTATGATTCTGACAGCCAGAAATTGCCAAAACATGACAGTACAGTTTTTCTTCTCATAGGGTTATGGCTGTtgtcatcctctggttctttctgtcctATTCTATACTGCACGTTCACACTGCATTTTAAACCACAAAAGTGAGGTGAAGCATATTCCATAATTATAAGATGTGCAGAGTATGATTTcctcattttatttcttattttcgcAGATCCTGTAGAGAAAGTAGCACTGGCTAGCTCTAATCTCAGTAAGTCTATTCAGTATTGGAATGGCATTTTAGGTCTAAAAAAATATAATGAGACAGGAACATCTGTGCTTCTTGGATTTGGTGACAACCAAGCAAAACTGGAATTGTTTGACGTAGGTAAGTATAATTATACGGcaagcacacgtgtgtgtgtgtgtgtgtgtgtgtgtgtgtgtgtgtacaccattaGTATTCcgatatatttattaatttttgaattCCTTCCAGGCAAACCAGTTGAACATAAAACAGCATATGGCAGAATTGCTTTTTCATGTCCATTTGACGAACAaccgaaaataaataagaaaattgaagaaacaaatAATACAATTCTAACACCACTTACATCTCTGGATACACCAGGGAAAGCAACAGTAAGAGTAATAATTCTCGCAGATCCTGTAAGTAGTTAACCATAGATTTGTAACTCAAAATTTACACTATACAAGTACATAAAATTATATATTGAATTTTGTTGTTTACAGGATGGCCATGAAATATGCTTTGTTGATGATGAAGGTTTTAGAGAGCTGTCCAAAGTAGATCCAGAAGGGGAAGCTTTGTTAGATAAATACATAAAGAAGGATCTTGAAAGAATGAAAACAGAGTAAAATATCTAACCAATCGCTGTTAATTACGTGATACGTCAGTGGTCCCTAACTTTTCATTGAATAGGAGACTGAAAGCTACTGTGATGGCAATTTCATCAAAGTATTACTCATTTATTTTTCTAAAAATGCTTGAAAAGTATTAAGGTGTATTTGTGTTATACATATCCCAGGTACTCTCAGCACATTTATGCATCTGTTTTTAAAAGTGTATGGCTATGCAATTTGTAACTGGTGTTGGTGCAATAGATGTTTTACTGCTATGCAGAAATATTACTTTGTTATTGTATGCAAATTTTACATACAAATTAAAATGTTTGTGAATTTTCAGTGTCGTAGCATTATTCCTGTTGAGGTGACATTAAACCTGTAAAATGGTAAAATTTGAGGTATTTAAAATTCATTAATAAAACTAATTATTCGGCTGGCCATGTATTTATGGCATTTATCATTATCTTGACCAGTAATAATATGTGAAGTTGATACCAAACATTTTGTGTCTGCGATAACAACCATTTTGCGAACTTAAATTGATAACACCATACAAGTACTTCTACCAGACCTTCGTATCACATGCTAATCTTGGCATCCTGAGTACTGAAAATCTGTGGAAAATGTTAACTCATACACGAAGCCAGAGTAGAATGTACTTCACCTATCTGTTCAAATAACCATGTGGTATGGCGTAGAGACTGTCCTATGTTTGTTGAAAAGCAGAAGATTTTGAAACTAACTGCTAAATCAAACATATTTCTAATGGCCTCTggatagtattgcgaacggtggttcgaaaagcgttaatttcaaagtaaatttctttctaatcaagatgaattatgttacgtgagaGAAAGTGGGATGAATTTCTAAATCACAGTGTTTAAAACTGAACACTtggaggaccagccacttacaagaattccgagcccagaagaccagacatttatgttataattttaaatttactggcacatttgtgtgatgtatcttaaagtataacactcacaaaaaaaagataaatattacatgtgaaaacttagcttttcttgtagctatactatgtatattaatgtaaaccgttaacttttcctcttcGTGTGTTTGTGCTACataacagtgatcttgctattggctgactataacatgtgtcctatgctctgaatgtctgcagtcatgggctggtgagatcacgtggcaTTAGagatgactggcttacaaaaggacatcgcaatCTAGATTTCAacgcttcggaaactaacacactGTGTTTgttgcaattcgaatttatacttttgtaatacgaaaatatgcagtatgtatgttgctgcacatcaaaggcctTTCCAATTCTCTTCTTTTTTGTCATTGaaagtctttccaaaacttctctcccccgtcttttttttttttttccaggaagttctacgccagtgtataaaacGTTAACAATTCGAGGAATTTATAAGTTTTACAGTTAAGAGGGAAAAATCTACAGAATACTTACTGTCACTTAacaaggaaaaagtgtattttttcccgggaaaaagcatattttttaaacagGATATCGGGGAAAAATCCGGGGActtttttccttgtccccgtatacaccctgattaccctttttacaggatttgactgtgtgttatgataagtaaatcagactattcagttCTTTTCCTGAGGCCTTACCCATCGGTTAGAAAAAAAATgcagtatgaatagtattatattgaagctaggacaactcattttgtggtttaaaatatgtactaatGCTCACCAgtctatccaggcaatgaaacatggaagtattggaaaagcagacgtatgaattttgcctactttcttgctactgtttaagttgtttcttcaaataaatattactccacattAACTATGGGTGGTGCAGACACCGGAATTTCTTTTTGATTACTGTGCCCTTATACATTATGTTTCTAAGACAGAAAAAgaccagtagataacttcaaggaagctaaaaagaTTTCGGCCAGGGGAAACCTTCAAAAAAGCGCTGTCCATAACCAaccaacttaaatactaaaatacttagatgctgaagcacacactttttatactggaCATTTCACCTCAAGGAAACccctttcttactggaatttaatttcgaaagctattactctttacacaaaacaatttaaatggtgcccctctctattaacttggcacttcataagtctgtaaaaatgGGATACttggattaatcaaacaccaggaaggaaccctgtATAGGTGTAGGATTAGagtgaaataacagggtgaaccagtttctttaaacttCAAGAATGATTGTTcactaataaaacacagtttaaattaatggttcatgctgtacaaaagtaaaatatcaaaaaaatcttatctggcggctgtaggcttgggtgtggtgaacagttatagtggctacactacccacagtatgGCCTGCAAGTAGTATCTTGCTGTATTggttcaatttctcttcttggcactgttcagttttacatacagtagccAAACAACCCGCAGCTATGCTctaagccgtttgcagtcttcatctGAGGCGTTTTTGTGCAAGTTTGCGGGCAAGCTTTTCCTACTCCACaagggtgttgcctcaatcactgtgcCTACAGGCTGTGTGCCTTACTTCCTGCACATACTGTAGGTAGCATGACAACTCGCCCTTGCccccttttccactccccagagccacttttgTTTTAAACAAAAGCATACTGGCTTTTACATATGAGTGTGGTTTGAAATGTTCTCGacaaggaatagaaaaaaaaagtacttaacatcactgaaatttctttcatttttcaatgtagcctccttgtagattaatgtacTTGGCCCAATGATGTTCCGGAgcattgatcccatctcgaaaatgagtttcctccagttcTGCAAAATAGTtgacaactccggctatcaattcttcatttgaagtgtatctttgtccaccaagaaaaattttcagttttgggaaggaaTGGAAGTCTGaaagagccatatcaggtgaataaggtggctgtggcagcAATTCATACCTTAATCCGTGTTATTTtgtcatggcgacggcacatgtgtgcgggtgctcattgtcttgatgaaagatgACTTCCTTCCTCGctaaacctgtcctttttttttttcacatatcttttaCTGCGATTTGTTCAGGTTGTTAGCATAGTATTTTCCAGTAATTTTTGCCCAGTGAGGAGATAatgtacaaacagaatccccttcgcatcccagaacactgatgccatgacctttctcgccgatctctggggtatagtagtgcactcaAGTTTCATATGTGGTCACAAACCgacgcaaaaaatcttgttcatttctcctaaaatggaccaaacattttccaatatgtccattctcatgcatttttggTCCAGTGTCAGgagttgtggcacccatcttgcagataactttttcatttctaattcttcagttaaaatgtgatatgccctttcagatgaatctggcaagtgtgagcaatttcacacactttcaaattccatgaccattttgtgcacttttgcaatgatttctggagtagtgacacatcttggctgactgctgcgtggatcatcatctaagctctcccaaccaattTAAAttgatttgtccacttggcaacagttgaatatgaaagagCAGAGTCCccaagtgtattctggaaatcagaatgaatgtcctttgctttcatacccttCTTTAACAAAATGCTTAATCACTATTCaaatctcattttttttttcatcttcacagatcactacacaggaacaacaacagagccatgtcactgccacagctctcttccaagagcactgatgtagcacgtgtttacaggcaacagtccaatgaatatcatgtgaacaactcgttgcgataGTGCTGGCCTCTCTTGTGATTCTGAGAacatttcaaaccaccctcgtaacacctatttcttacattgttcctaagtgTGACTATTCCTTACAAttatcaaatttacatcaacataatcagtttatacacacaaatatttttaaatacaaaatgccatcagaaaattatttgttgtaataaacaatttaaataGTATTTTACGTACATTattcacatacaatgcaaagaacttcagccTCCAATATAGCACACTTTACTTTGCATATGCAAAAATTTTAAGGCAAAAATTCTAAAAATATAGATTAACTGTAAACAAATAGTGTTAAAATGGCACAGGCTCTGTTCCGTGTCAACAGACAGTGCACCACAAATGGTTGGGAGCCAGTAGGGTTTTGGGACTaacctggaaaaaaaaattaaggcagaATTTCAGTAACAAATATGAAGCATACATTGTTTCGTGCACCAGAAAGCCCTTTTTGCTGAAAGTGTAAAATGCAATGAGATCATGAATGTTGTAGTGAAGTGTGTAAATTTTGTAAGGTGACATGGGGTTAACCACCACTAGTTCAAAGGCATTTTGTACAGCCAGGAAGCAACCTAAGGTGATATTTCTTATCACTGCACATTAAAGTGGCTTAGCAGAGGCAAATTTCTCACTGTATTTTTCACAATTTGAAAAGAAGTTGCATTGTTTATGGAAGTGAAAGGAGAGAAGCAACCATCACTCAGTGACGAGATATGGGTAGCGGACCTAGCCTTCCAGACTGACATGACTAGACATTTAAACAGCTTAAATAAGCCACTTAAAGGAAAGAATCTATTAATTGTTGATATGTGTGACAAAATTAATGCATTTGTGGACAAACTTCATCTATTTGAAAGGCAACTTGGTAGTGGAAACTTAAGTTTTTTCAAGTGTTTTTCATCCCTTTAATTGACCAAGGAAATTAGTTTTGTTAATTATTAGAAAATTATCGTACAACTTCGTCAAAGCCTTGATGCGAGGATTCAGGACATGTGATGCCCCCAACATAAGTTGAAACTGTTTAGTACTCCATTTTCAGTTGTATCAGATAGTGTTCCTTCAGAAAGGCAACTAGAATTAATAGATGTGCAAAATGGCACACTACTTGACAACAATTATTAAAACTCCACAAATTCGGTAAGATGGTATCGCGATTTTCATGCAGAAGACCTTCCCAAATTACACAGTAATGCAGCTGACATCCTTGGCTCAACATGTGATATTGAACAACTGTTTTATATAATGAAGAGAGTTAAAACTGCAGAAAAGTCCCAGATGCATAACCCGACATTTAAGACTATTCTGTGTCTTGCAGCAGCTCaaggactgacacacaatatttcattCATTGTGAATAAATGGAAACTTTTTTCTCAAACTAAATAAAATGTTTGTACATTTTCCTTATATTAATGTTTTTTGTTAATTGTAATCAATCATAATATATTGCCTTTTAAATTGTCTCCTCCCCTAGCCAGTATCTTGC
The Schistocerca gregaria isolate iqSchGreg1 chromosome 1, iqSchGreg1.2, whole genome shotgun sequence genome window above contains:
- the LOC126270189 gene encoding glyoxalase domain-containing protein 4, which produces MIQGRALHFVFKVADRTLTAKFYREVLGMKVLRHEEFTEGCAAACNGPYDNRWSKTMVGYGPEDTHFVVELTYNYNVHSYEKGNDFIGITVRSKEAIERAKAVGWPLEQENGLHVATAPGGYKFFLINDSQPTGRDPVEKVALASSNLSKSIQYWNGILGLKKYNETGTSVLLGFGDNQAKLELFDVGKPVEHKTAYGRIAFSCPFDEQPKINKKIEETNNTILTPLTSLDTPGKATVRVIILADPDGHEICFVDDEGFRELSKVDPEGEALLDKYIKKDLERMKTE